A genomic region of Oryza glaberrima chromosome 1, OglaRS2, whole genome shotgun sequence contains the following coding sequences:
- the LOC127760448 gene encoding dehydration-responsive element-binding protein 1F: MDTEDTSSASSSSVSPPSSPGGGHHHRLPPKRRAGRKKFRETRHPVYRGVRARAGGSRWVCEVREPQAQARIWLGTYPTPEMAARAHDVAAIALRGERGAELNFPDSPSTLPRARTASPEDIRLAAAQAAELYRRPPPPLALPEDPQEGTSGGGATATSGRPAAVFVDEDAIFDMPGLIDDMARGMMLTPPAIGRSLDDWAAIDDDDDHYHMDYKLWMD; this comes from the coding sequence ATGGACACCGAGGACACGTCGTCGGCTTCGTCCTCGTcggtgtcgccgccgtcgtcgccgggcgGCGGGCACCACCACCGGCTGCCGCCGAAGCGGCGGGCGGGGCGGAAGAAGTTCCGGGAGACGCGGCACCCGGTGTAccgcggcgtgcgcgcgcgggcggggggGAGCAGGTGGGTGTGCGAGGTGCGCGAGCCGCAGGCGCAGGCGCGCATCTGGCTCGGCACCTACCCGacgccggagatggcggcgcgcgcgcacgacGTCGCGGCCATCGCCctccgcggcgagcgcggcgccgaGCTCAACTTCCCGGACTCCCCCTCCAcgctcccgcgcgcgcgcacggcgtCGCCCGAGGAcatccgcctcgccgccgcgcaggccgcCGAGCTgtaccgccgcccgccgccgccgctggcatTGCCGGAGGATCCGCAGGAAggcacgagcggcggcggcgccaccgccacctcgggGCGTCCGGCGGCCGTGTTCGTGGACGAGGACGCCATCTTCGACATGCCGGGGCTGATCGACGACATGGCGAGGGGGATGATGCTGACGCCGCCGGCGATTGGGAGATCTCTCGACGACTGGGccgccatcgacgacgacgatgaccatTACCACATGGACTACAAGCTATGGATGGACTGA
- the LOC127768213 gene encoding uncharacterized protein LOC127768213 yields the protein MGNAGSSPEQAAGNNKEDAEARRQPPSTVRFYPSADQPKARQPPPIKLEEEDVPPPPVADEEMAPRNLWQVYALGAFIVLRWAWVKWKESKDRDDSPDGRSPDGSS from the exons ATGGGCAACgccgggagctcgccggagcAGGCTGCCGGCAATAATAAGGAGGACGCGGAggcccgccgccagccgccgtccACCGTGCGATTCTACCCCAGCGCCGACCAGCCCAAGGCCAGGCAGCCGCCGCCCAtcaagctggaggaggaggacgtgccccctccgcccgtcgccgacgaggagatGGCCCCTCGCAACCTCTGGCAG GTTTATGCTCTTGGAGCGTTTATTGTGTTGAGATGGGCCTGGGTTAAGTGGAAAGAAAGCAAGGACAGAGATGATTCGCCTGATGGCCGATCCCCGGACGGGTCTTCTTAG
- the LOC127759881 gene encoding UDP-D-apiose/UDP-D-xylose synthase produces the protein MSSSSSPPPPAASTARLDLDGNPIAPLTICMIGAGGFIGSHLCEKLMAETAHVVYAVDVYCDKIRHLVDPAPPHLHGRISFHRLNIKNDSRLEGLIKMADLTINLAAICTPADYNTRPLDTIYSNFIDALPVVKYCSENNKRLIHFSTCEVYGKTIGSFLPTDHPLRKEPEFYVLKEDESPCIFGPIVKQRWSYACAKQLIERLIFAEGAENGLEFTIVRPFNWIGPRMDFIPGVDGPSEGVPRVLACFSNNLLRREPLKLVDGGQSQRTFVYIKDAIEAVHLMIENPARANGQIFNVGNPNNEVTVRQLAEMMTEVYANVSGEPPLDEPMIDVSSKQFYGEGYDDSDKRIPDMTIINKQLGWNPKTPLKDLLETTLTYQHKTYKEAIKRQMSQASASS, from the exons atgtcgtcgtcgtcgtcgccgccgccgcccgccgcgtcaACCGCGAGGCTGGATCTGGACGGCAACCCCATCGCGCCCCTCACCATCTGCAtgatcggcgccggcggcttcaTCGGCTCCCACCTCTGCGAGAAGCTCATGGCCGAGACCGCCCACGTCGTCTACGCCGTCGACGTCTACTGCGACAAGATCCGCCACCTCGTCGACCCCGCCCCTCCCCACCTCCATGGCCGCATCTCCTTCCACCGCCTCAACATCAAGAACGACTCCAGGCTCGAGGGCCTCATCAAGATGGCCGATCtg ACGATCAACCTGGCGGCGATCTGCACGCCGGCCGACTACAACACGCGCCCCCTCGACACCATCTACAGCAACTTCATCGACGCGCTCCCTGTG GTCAAGTACTGCTCTGAGAACAACAAGCGTCTCATCCACTTCTCCACGTGCGAGGTCTACGGCAAGACCATCGGCAGCTTCCTCCCCACCGACCACCCTCTCCGCAAG GAACCTGAATTTTATGTACTGAAAGAAGATGAATCCCCCTGCATTTTTGGTCCAATTGTGAAACAGCGATGGTCTTATGCATGTGCGAAGCAGCTTATTGAGAGGCTTATTTTTG CTGAAGGAGCAGAAAATGGCCTTGAGTTCACAATTGTGAGACCTTTCAATTGGATTGGACCAAGAATGGACTTTATTCCTGGTGTTGATGGTCCTAGTGAGGGTGTTCCTCGGGTTTTGGCATGTTTCAGTAAC AATCTCCTGCGTCGGGAGCCCCTGAAACTTGTTGATGGTGGCCAGTCCCAGAGAACTTTTGTTTACATTAAGGATGCCATTGAAGCTGTTCACTTGATGATT GAAAATCCTGCTCGTGCCAATGGTCAAATCTTCAATGTCGGGAATCCTAACAATGAAGTCACTGTTAGGCAATTGGCTGAAATGATGACAGAG GTCTATGCAAATGTCTCAGGAGAGCCACCACTGGATGAACCTATGATTGACGTGAGTTCGAAGCAGTTCTATGGTGAAGGATACGATGATAGTGATAAGAGGATTCCTGACATGACCATAATCAACAAGCAGCTTG GTTGGAACCCGAAGACCCCTCTCAAGGATTTGCTGGAGACAACATTGACCTACCAGCACAAGACTTACAAAGAAGCTATCAAAAGGCAAATGTCACAGGCTTCAGCGTCGAGTTAG